The following proteins are encoded in a genomic region of Vibrio sinaloensis:
- a CDS encoding cold-shock protein → MSNTVTGTVKWFNETKGFGFIQQENGPDVFAHFSAITGDGFRTLVEGQKVEFVVSQGQKGPQAENIKVL, encoded by the coding sequence ATGTCTAACACAGTTACTGGTACAGTAAAATGGTTCAACGAAACTAAAGGTTTCGGTTTCATTCAACAAGAAAACGGTCCAGACGTGTTTGCACACTTCTCTGCAATCACTGGCGACGGTTTCCGTACCCTAGTAGAAGGCCAAAAAGTTGAGTTCGTCGTATCTCAAGGTCAAAAAGGTCCTCAAGCTGAGAACATTAAAGTACTTTAA
- a CDS encoding glutaredoxin family protein produces the protein MKFIRWFLGRVILLLNFVFSPSGVKRSAQAQQEVDAKAQSLALYQFEACPFCVKVRRALKRQSVNIELRDAKNNPTHRAELEAGGGKVKVPCLRIEKGDQVEWMYESSDIVAYLEKEFA, from the coding sequence ATGAAATTTATCCGTTGGTTCTTAGGACGCGTGATCCTACTGCTTAACTTTGTCTTTTCCCCAAGTGGCGTTAAACGCTCCGCGCAAGCGCAGCAAGAAGTGGATGCTAAAGCGCAATCGCTCGCTTTGTATCAGTTCGAAGCTTGCCCTTTCTGTGTCAAAGTTCGCCGCGCACTAAAACGCCAATCAGTGAACATCGAACTGCGCGACGCAAAAAATAATCCAACTCACCGCGCAGAGTTAGAAGCCGGTGGTGGTAAAGTGAAAGTCCCTTGCCTAAGAATAGAGAAAGGTGACCAGGTCGAGTGGATGTATGAATCTTCAGACATCGTCGCTTACCTAGAAAAAGAGTTCGCTTAA
- a CDS encoding NAD(P)H-dependent oxidoreductase, whose translation MESSKVLVLYAHPSPHRSEVNKQLFRAAKQIDGVTVVDLYHEYPTYHIDIDKEQQRLREHDVIIFQFPLYWYSTPAILKEWQDLVLEYGFAYGHDANALHGKLFFCSLSAGGKADAYQSDGYNHFTIRQLLYPLEQMASLTGMTYLAPFALFGARTAKEDGRIQLHVEKWRRLLRALVAGQVDIEQANQVDKLNHYVKQHLMGEER comes from the coding sequence ATGGAATCAAGCAAAGTCCTGGTGTTGTATGCGCATCCTTCGCCACACCGCTCCGAAGTCAACAAGCAGCTATTTCGCGCCGCCAAGCAGATCGACGGTGTGACTGTCGTCGATCTTTATCATGAGTACCCGACTTATCACATTGATATCGATAAAGAGCAGCAACGCTTGCGCGAGCACGATGTGATAATTTTTCAGTTCCCGCTCTATTGGTATTCCACTCCAGCCATCTTGAAAGAGTGGCAAGATTTAGTGCTCGAATATGGCTTCGCTTACGGCCACGATGCCAACGCGCTGCACGGAAAACTCTTTTTCTGCTCACTGTCTGCTGGGGGTAAGGCCGATGCCTATCAAAGTGATGGCTACAACCACTTCACTATTCGCCAACTACTCTACCCACTCGAGCAAATGGCCTCACTCACTGGTATGACTTACCTCGCTCCTTTTGCGCTGTTTGGTGCTCGAACCGCCAAAGAAGATGGCCGGATTCAATTGCACGTTGAGAAATGGCGCCGACTTCTGCGAGCCCTTGTCGCTGGACAAGTGGATATTGAGCAAGCCAATCAAGTGGACAAACTCAACCACTATGTGAAACAGCATTTGATGGGAGAAGAGCGATGA
- a CDS encoding DMT family transporter, translating to MTEHAQPVNSTTSTVSQVGVLLALAGCLLFSIKPVLIKLAYQYGGDATSIMSLRAFSSLPLYLLTLIYLCRSRVHRHKVQQHGFKAALIGVMGYYFASYLDIASLQYISAQLERLLIFLFPSFVVLISWAFHGERPTVNVLLSALVGYLGISFIVAHDVSNLGDSVILGSLLAITSAFVFAFYLVWSKPLITQMGSSLFTSIGMGSAGLAILVHLLLSGVSIDSWSSELITLGIALGIFCTVLPSYLVAAAMARLTPTTLSLTNNIGPAITAGFAVVVLDELFTGWHALGLGLVVVSVYTLNRKSTR from the coding sequence ATGACCGAACACGCTCAGCCGGTTAATTCCACTACCTCCACAGTCTCGCAAGTCGGCGTACTTCTTGCTTTGGCAGGCTGCTTATTATTCTCCATCAAACCTGTTTTGATTAAGCTCGCCTATCAATACGGTGGCGACGCCACATCAATCATGTCGCTGCGTGCGTTTAGTTCCCTGCCACTCTATTTATTGACCCTAATCTATTTGTGTCGCAGCAGAGTACATCGCCACAAGGTTCAACAGCACGGCTTTAAGGCGGCGCTTATTGGTGTCATGGGCTACTACTTTGCGAGCTACCTTGATATCGCCTCACTGCAATACATTTCAGCTCAACTGGAACGTCTACTTATCTTCTTGTTCCCCTCCTTTGTCGTGTTGATTTCATGGGCATTTCACGGCGAAAGACCAACGGTTAACGTGCTGCTCTCTGCATTGGTCGGCTATCTTGGGATCAGCTTTATTGTCGCCCACGATGTCAGCAACTTAGGTGACAGCGTCATCCTTGGCAGTTTACTGGCCATCACGTCTGCCTTTGTTTTTGCGTTTTACTTGGTGTGGAGTAAACCGTTGATTACTCAGATGGGCAGCTCGCTATTTACCAGCATCGGCATGGGCAGCGCAGGGCTCGCAATCTTAGTTCACCTATTACTAAGCGGCGTGTCCATTGATTCTTGGAGTAGTGAGTTAATCACTCTAGGTATCGCACTTGGCATTTTTTGCACTGTCCTGCCCTCGTATTTGGTCGCCGCAGCCATGGCTCGATTAACCCCGACGACCCTCAGTTTGACCAATAACATCGGGCCCGCCATCACAGCAGGATTCGCCGTCGTAGTATTGGATGAACTGTTTACAGGGTGGCATGCATTGGGTCTTGGTTTAGTGGTGGTGTCAGTCTATACATTGAACCGAAAATCAACGCGATAG
- a CDS encoding MATE family efflux transporter: MAMTNSSSPSSLRQQLFTMTWPMLFGVLSLMSFQLVDSAFIGQLGVLPLAAQGFTLPIQMIIIGIQVGLGIATTAVIARAIGAGKEQYAKQLGGLVVVMGSFGVALIGLILYLLREPILLMLSAPQTVLPIIDSYWIYWLISAWTGAVLYFFYSLCRANGNTMLPGTMMMVTSALNLVLDPLFIFTFDLGINGAAMATILAFGIGILVVAPKVARKQWMSFDWHALNIADSVRSIGHIMGPAMVSQLLPPLSSMLATKLLASYGTAAVAAWALGSRYEFFAIVAVLALTMSMPPMIGKRLGENNLADIRKLVAIAVQFVLGFQLLIALITLLSSGLLADLMTSETQVGTILNYHLMVVPFSLGPLGICMLMVSIANALGKSYTALTISALRLFAFFLPCLWLGSQLGGIQGLFWGAFIGNLLAGFVAWWMYQKALKQIEQKQGAYA; this comes from the coding sequence ATGGCTATGACAAATTCCTCCTCGCCTTCCTCTTTGAGGCAGCAACTGTTTACGATGACTTGGCCGATGCTGTTTGGCGTGTTGTCTTTGATGAGCTTTCAATTGGTAGACAGTGCGTTCATTGGTCAACTTGGGGTATTACCGCTTGCCGCTCAGGGCTTTACCTTACCGATTCAGATGATCATCATCGGCATTCAGGTTGGCTTAGGTATCGCCACCACTGCGGTGATTGCGCGAGCGATTGGCGCGGGCAAAGAGCAGTATGCCAAACAACTTGGGGGATTAGTGGTCGTAATGGGCAGTTTTGGTGTTGCCTTGATTGGGTTGATTCTCTACCTATTGCGCGAGCCGATCTTATTGATGCTTAGTGCGCCGCAAACGGTCTTACCCATCATCGATAGCTACTGGATTTACTGGTTAATTAGCGCCTGGACTGGCGCAGTACTCTATTTTTTCTACAGTCTGTGCCGAGCCAACGGCAACACCATGTTGCCTGGTACCATGATGATGGTCACCAGTGCGCTCAACCTAGTGCTTGATCCCCTGTTTATCTTTACGTTCGATTTGGGCATTAACGGTGCCGCCATGGCGACCATTCTCGCCTTTGGTATTGGCATTTTGGTTGTCGCGCCTAAGGTTGCCCGCAAACAGTGGATGAGCTTTGATTGGCACGCTCTCAATATCGCTGACAGTGTCCGCTCGATTGGTCATATTATGGGCCCGGCGATGGTCAGTCAGCTACTGCCCCCGCTCTCATCGATGTTAGCCACCAAGTTACTCGCCAGCTATGGAACCGCTGCTGTTGCCGCGTGGGCGTTGGGCTCTCGTTACGAATTTTTCGCCATCGTGGCCGTATTGGCCTTAACCATGTCGATGCCACCGATGATAGGCAAACGCCTCGGCGAGAACAATTTGGCCGATATTCGCAAACTGGTCGCCATCGCAGTCCAATTTGTTCTGGGCTTCCAACTTCTCATCGCGCTGATCACCCTTTTGAGCTCAGGACTCCTGGCCGATTTGATGACCAGCGAAACACAAGTCGGGACGATTCTGAACTATCACTTGATGGTGGTGCCTTTTAGCTTAGGACCACTTGGTATATGTATGTTGATGGTCTCCATCGCCAACGCACTCGGAAAATCATACACCGCATTAACGATTTCTGCGCTGAGGCTGTTTGCTTTCTTCTTGCCATGTTTATGGTTGGGCTCTCAGCTTGGCGGTATCCAGGGGCTATTTTGGGGCGCTTTCATCGGCAACCTGTTGGCCGGATTTGTGGCTTGGTGGATGTATCAAAAGGCGCTTAAGCAAATAGAGCAAAAACAAGGTGCTTACGCCTAA
- a CDS encoding YaeQ family protein, producing the protein MALKPTIYKFRISLSDTNRDLYDSTQLTVAQHPSETVERMMARIMAYCVKWQPNLALTKGLSTTDEPDLWIKSLDDQIELWVDIGEPSLDRVKKACRLAKQVDIFSFNSKSDVWWEQTKNKAHQYSASFYRFDSQAIEALAQVVARTMDLSVMITGDSLFVDCEQGSFEVQLTTLQSHD; encoded by the coding sequence ATGGCGCTCAAACCCACTATTTACAAATTTCGTATTTCGCTGTCGGATACCAACCGCGATCTCTACGATTCAACGCAGCTGACCGTAGCTCAGCACCCTTCAGAAACTGTCGAACGCATGATGGCGCGAATTATGGCTTATTGTGTTAAGTGGCAACCAAATTTGGCCCTCACCAAAGGGCTATCAACCACCGACGAACCCGACTTGTGGATCAAGTCGCTCGATGACCAGATTGAGCTTTGGGTGGATATCGGTGAGCCATCACTCGACCGGGTAAAAAAAGCTTGTCGCTTGGCTAAACAAGTCGACATTTTTTCGTTTAACTCTAAATCAGATGTATGGTGGGAGCAGACCAAAAACAAGGCTCATCAGTACAGTGCATCTTTTTATCGTTTCGACAGCCAAGCCATCGAAGCACTCGCGCAGGTTGTCGCCCGAACCATGGATTTATCGGTAATGATCACCGGTGATAGTTTGTTTGTCGATTGTGAACAAGGGTCATTTGAAGTTCAGCTGACCACCTTACAGAGCCATGACTAA
- a CDS encoding DMT family transporter, with protein sequence MSAHHHHPVQGASWMLTAGLAFAVVNSLAQIASIRFGLSSTTVALVQYAIALVVILPYLTTLGIRRSLRTEHLAMHIFRVFLSVIGIQLWLWALAYPVPIWQGIALLMTSPLFATIGSGLFLKEKVGVVRWGATLMGFVGAMIILEPWAENFSWAALLPVGAAFFWACYSLMVKKLSAHDSPSTMVVYLLVLITPFNLLLALPDWQTPSGLDLWLVLVAAGAMTALAQWAIVKAYSVADASFVQPFDHAKLPLNVLAGWLVFSWVPPGRLWLGAAIIIASVAFITHWETKKSS encoded by the coding sequence ATGTCTGCGCATCATCACCATCCTGTTCAAGGGGCTAGCTGGATGCTTACCGCTGGCCTCGCCTTTGCTGTGGTTAACAGCCTAGCTCAAATCGCCAGTATTCGTTTTGGCCTCTCTTCTACCACAGTCGCACTTGTCCAGTACGCGATTGCGCTGGTCGTCATTTTGCCCTACCTAACGACCCTGGGTATTAGACGCTCTTTAAGAACCGAGCATCTCGCGATGCATATCTTTCGCGTGTTTCTCTCGGTCATTGGTATTCAGCTTTGGCTTTGGGCTCTGGCTTATCCGGTCCCTATTTGGCAAGGCATTGCACTGCTGATGACCTCGCCGCTATTCGCCACCATAGGATCTGGTCTATTTTTAAAAGAGAAAGTGGGCGTCGTGCGTTGGGGAGCCACCTTGATGGGATTTGTCGGTGCCATGATCATCTTAGAGCCCTGGGCTGAGAACTTTAGCTGGGCAGCGCTATTGCCGGTCGGTGCGGCTTTCTTTTGGGCCTGTTACTCACTGATGGTGAAAAAGCTGTCGGCTCATGACTCCCCTTCAACCATGGTGGTTTATCTGCTGGTGCTGATCACACCGTTCAATCTGTTGCTGGCGCTACCGGATTGGCAAACTCCATCCGGACTCGACTTATGGCTGGTACTGGTCGCAGCAGGCGCGATGACCGCCTTAGCGCAGTGGGCAATTGTTAAAGCGTATTCCGTCGCCGATGCGTCATTTGTCCAGCCTTTTGACCACGCGAAGCTGCCGCTCAATGTCCTGGCAGGCTGGCTGGTATTTAGCTGGGTACCGCCAGGGCGGTTGTGGCTGGGCGCGGCTATCATTATTGCTTCTGTGGCATTCATTACTCATTGGGAAACAAAAAAGTCGTCTTAG
- the norR gene encoding nitric oxide reductase transcriptional regulator NorR translates to MQDISVSTLIDMTIGLARGDNDQDRFNNLLDAIRKAIQCDCVALLSLQGDTLVPLAMQGLTRDTLGRRFIVAQHPRFARICASKTAVRFDADCELPDPFDNLLLDYDGDLPMHACMGLPLYYADRLLGVLTLDSLTPGVFDQFPHRSLEALSAIAASTLKVALTVSQLEQQARQTQQRFEELNEEAWERDGGEIIGNSPAMQALKSDIDVVAPSNFNILIHGETGVGKELVARSLHHLSPRRKQPLVYVNCAAIPENLVESELFGHVKGAFTGADKSRLGKFALADGGTLFLDEIGELPLAAQSKILRALQNNEIQPVGQDKVETIDVRVLAATNRDLKQEIEQGQFRADLYHRLSVYPISVPPLRQREGDIVLLAGYFLEQARRKLGIVQLKLGKEAQLLLSRYNWPGNVRELEHVINRAALKARARSQQGKLTTVSVEDIGELHSIEPLTSATSQRKRLSEETHSPTLGLREATDAYQRQLVLDALTDANFNWAQAARQLKSDRANLTRLAKRLGIQVTTQHRVKLE, encoded by the coding sequence ATGCAAGACATCTCGGTATCCACGTTAATTGACATGACCATCGGCCTTGCCCGTGGAGACAATGATCAAGACAGATTTAACAACCTTCTCGATGCCATTCGTAAAGCCATTCAGTGCGACTGTGTAGCACTACTTTCGTTGCAAGGCGACACCTTAGTTCCCTTGGCAATGCAAGGGTTGACTCGTGATACCTTGGGGCGTCGATTTATAGTAGCCCAACATCCTAGGTTTGCGCGTATCTGCGCCTCGAAAACGGCGGTTAGATTTGACGCAGACTGTGAATTACCCGATCCATTCGACAATTTATTGCTCGATTACGATGGCGATCTGCCAATGCATGCCTGTATGGGCTTACCTTTGTACTACGCCGACCGACTATTAGGCGTGCTGACCTTAGACAGCTTGACTCCGGGCGTTTTCGACCAGTTTCCCCATCGCAGTTTAGAGGCATTGTCGGCCATCGCCGCCTCTACGCTCAAAGTCGCACTGACCGTCAGCCAGCTTGAGCAGCAAGCTCGGCAAACCCAACAACGTTTTGAGGAGCTGAATGAAGAAGCATGGGAGCGAGATGGTGGAGAGATCATCGGGAATAGCCCGGCGATGCAAGCGCTAAAGAGTGACATAGATGTTGTCGCCCCCTCAAACTTCAATATTCTCATCCATGGTGAAACCGGAGTGGGGAAAGAGCTGGTCGCGCGCAGCTTGCACCACTTATCTCCAAGACGAAAGCAGCCGCTGGTTTACGTGAACTGTGCGGCGATTCCCGAGAATCTGGTTGAAAGCGAGCTGTTTGGTCACGTTAAAGGCGCATTCACTGGAGCAGACAAATCTCGCCTAGGTAAGTTTGCCTTGGCCGATGGTGGCACTCTATTTCTTGACGAAATTGGTGAGCTTCCTCTTGCTGCGCAAAGCAAGATTCTGCGCGCTTTACAAAACAACGAGATTCAACCGGTTGGGCAAGATAAGGTCGAGACGATTGATGTGCGAGTATTGGCTGCCACCAATCGCGATCTAAAACAGGAGATCGAACAAGGTCAGTTTCGCGCTGACCTCTACCACAGATTAAGTGTCTACCCTATATCAGTACCACCGCTCAGACAGCGAGAGGGTGACATCGTCTTGCTAGCGGGGTATTTCCTCGAACAAGCACGGCGAAAGTTAGGGATTGTCCAGCTTAAGCTTGGCAAAGAGGCGCAGTTATTGCTCTCGCGCTACAACTGGCCAGGCAATGTGCGTGAGCTTGAGCATGTGATCAATCGCGCCGCACTCAAAGCACGCGCGCGAAGTCAGCAAGGAAAACTGACCACCGTCTCTGTTGAAGACATCGGCGAGCTTCATTCGATTGAACCTCTGACTAGCGCCACATCGCAAAGGAAACGATTGAGTGAAGAGACGCACTCACCAACATTGGGGCTAAGAGAAGCCACCGATGCCTATCAGCGCCAATTGGTGCTCGATGCGCTCACCGACGCCAACTTCAATTGGGCTCAGGCGGCAAGGCAACTAAAGAGTGATCGCGCTAACTTAACGCGATTGGCCAAGCGCCTAGGTATTCAAGTCACGACACAACATCGCGTTAAGCTCGAGTGA
- a CDS encoding monovalent cation:proton antiporter-2 (CPA2) family protein, with protein MTLYFVQAFIYLIAAVIAVPIAKRLGLGSVMGYLIAGVVIGPIIGLVGEEATTIQHFAEFGVVMMLFLVGLELEPKMLWSMRMRLLGLGGLQVGVTAIAVMSIAMFFSQPWSIALAIGMIFALSSTAIVLQTFNEKRLTKTEGGQNAFSVLLFQDIAVIPMLAFIPLLALPELVEQAQAGASELAAHHDELSLVANLPGWAYAVVIVASIAALVVGGHYLSRPLFKFVASSGLREIFTATALMLVIGIAALMSLVGLSPALGAFLAGVVLANSEFRHELESNIDPFKGLLLGLFFITVGASINFSILFEHFFLIMGLTLGVMLLKALILFILGLVFRIKGSNRWLFTLSLAQAGEFGFVLLSFTVQNHVIPPATAQILLLVVALSMFLTPGLFILYDRVLLPRYQNKSNQQEADTIEEQGTVIIAGIGRFGQIVNRLLVANGVHTVVLDLQAAQVDLMRQINTKAYFGDASRPDLLHTAGIEEAAMLVIAIDNRETSVELTKYVKHTYPRVKVLARAFDRGHGYLLRQAGADIIELETYHSALELGAHAMRTLNHHPFLVEQQKNAYKEVERQQSDILYQAWEDDAQGERFDNNYRKLFINLEQQIHQAISRDRSDGHEAGERGWTPPPKGYADDLQQEDTSQR; from the coding sequence ATGACCCTCTATTTTGTCCAAGCTTTTATCTATCTGATCGCCGCCGTTATCGCCGTGCCTATTGCCAAGCGACTTGGGCTCGGCTCAGTCATGGGCTACCTTATCGCAGGGGTAGTGATCGGCCCGATTATCGGTTTAGTCGGAGAAGAAGCGACAACTATTCAGCATTTTGCCGAATTTGGCGTGGTGATGATGCTGTTTTTGGTTGGCCTTGAACTCGAACCCAAAATGCTTTGGTCGATGCGAATGCGTCTACTCGGCTTAGGCGGCCTGCAAGTTGGGGTGACGGCAATCGCGGTGATGTCAATCGCGATGTTTTTCTCTCAGCCGTGGAGCATCGCACTGGCGATCGGTATGATTTTCGCTCTCTCCTCCACTGCCATCGTATTGCAGACCTTTAACGAAAAGCGCTTGACCAAAACCGAAGGAGGCCAAAACGCTTTCTCGGTGCTGTTGTTCCAAGACATTGCCGTCATCCCTATGCTGGCCTTTATTCCCTTATTGGCCCTCCCAGAGTTGGTTGAGCAAGCCCAAGCAGGTGCCAGTGAACTGGCCGCCCATCACGATGAGCTCAGCCTAGTCGCCAACCTGCCGGGCTGGGCCTATGCAGTGGTGATCGTCGCTTCCATCGCAGCCTTAGTTGTTGGCGGTCATTACCTCAGCCGACCACTGTTTAAATTTGTCGCCAGCTCTGGACTGCGCGAAATATTTACCGCGACTGCACTGATGTTAGTGATTGGTATTGCCGCGTTAATGAGTTTGGTCGGGCTCTCTCCGGCATTGGGTGCCTTCCTCGCTGGGGTGGTGCTGGCGAACAGTGAGTTCCGCCACGAGCTAGAGTCCAACATTGACCCATTCAAAGGATTGCTGTTGGGGCTGTTTTTTATCACGGTTGGCGCGAGCATCAATTTTTCGATCTTGTTCGAGCACTTCTTCCTTATCATGGGCTTAACCCTTGGGGTCATGCTGCTCAAGGCGTTGATACTGTTCATTCTTGGACTGGTATTTCGAATCAAAGGCAGTAACCGTTGGCTGTTCACCCTGAGCTTGGCGCAAGCCGGTGAATTTGGCTTTGTATTACTGAGCTTCACGGTACAAAACCATGTTATTCCGCCTGCAACGGCTCAGATCTTACTGCTGGTCGTCGCGTTGTCGATGTTCCTAACACCAGGCCTGTTTATCCTTTATGACCGTGTGTTGCTGCCGCGTTATCAAAACAAGTCTAATCAGCAAGAAGCCGACACCATAGAAGAACAAGGTACAGTGATCATTGCTGGTATTGGTCGTTTTGGTCAGATAGTCAATCGACTTTTGGTCGCCAATGGCGTGCACACCGTGGTTCTGGATCTGCAAGCCGCCCAGGTTGACTTAATGCGTCAAATCAACACCAAAGCCTACTTCGGTGACGCCAGCCGTCCTGATCTATTGCATACCGCTGGGATTGAAGAAGCAGCCATGCTGGTCATTGCGATTGATAACCGCGAAACCAGTGTCGAATTGACTAAATACGTCAAACACACCTATCCGCGGGTAAAGGTTCTCGCGCGCGCATTTGACCGCGGACATGGGTATTTGCTTCGCCAAGCAGGAGCAGACATTATCGAGCTCGAAACTTACCACTCTGCATTAGAGTTAGGCGCTCATGCAATGCGCACACTCAACCACCATCCATTTTTGGTCGAACAGCAGAAGAATGCTTATAAAGAAGTGGAACGGCAGCAGTCCGACATTCTTTACCAGGCATGGGAAGACGATGCGCAAGGCGAAAGGTTTGATAACAACTATCGCAAACTGTTTATCAATCTTGAGCAACAAATCCATCAGGCCATCAGCCGTGATCGCAGCGATGGCCATGAGGCAGGCGAGAGAGGCTGGACACCACCACCTAAAGGTTATGCCGACGATCTGCAACAAGAGGACACCTCGCAAAGATAA
- a CDS encoding HAD family hydrolase codes for MSYVPLAAEQIKAIVFDLDNTLVTSDMNFSWLREQIGCPHDSDLLSFVEQIECELAAKRAHQMILDHEIDDAQSSKPMPGCHSLLNFITHNQLHTAVITRNCAQAAQKKIKHNQLDIARVISREHFPPKPAPDSLLFLANEWRLQPHQMLYVGDYLYDLQAAFNADMPSCLVTHGKHTPFLDQASLVVDHLHDLETCIAQSRNSN; via the coding sequence ATGTCTTATGTGCCACTTGCCGCCGAGCAGATCAAAGCGATAGTGTTTGATCTCGATAACACGCTAGTGACATCAGATATGAATTTCTCTTGGTTGAGAGAGCAAATCGGCTGTCCACATGATAGCGACTTGCTCTCTTTTGTTGAGCAGATAGAGTGCGAACTCGCCGCCAAACGCGCACATCAGATGATCCTCGATCACGAAATCGACGACGCCCAATCGTCTAAACCGATGCCAGGGTGTCACTCACTGCTCAATTTCATCACCCATAACCAACTGCATACTGCCGTCATCACTCGCAACTGCGCGCAAGCGGCTCAGAAAAAAATCAAACATAATCAGCTGGATATCGCTCGAGTCATCAGCCGCGAGCACTTTCCACCCAAACCTGCCCCAGATTCGTTGCTTTTTCTCGCCAATGAGTGGCGTTTGCAGCCGCACCAGATGCTGTATGTCGGCGACTATCTGTACGACCTGCAAGCGGCGTTCAACGCCGATATGCCCTCTTGTTTAGTCACCCATGGTAAACATACGCCGTTTCTTGATCAGGCTTCTCTGGTGGTGGACCATTTACACGACTTAGAAACCTGTATCGCGCAATCGAGAAACTCTAACTAA
- the hmpA gene encoding NO-inducible flavohemoprotein, whose protein sequence is MLNNQHIEVVKSTIPLLESAGPALTQHFYQRMFSHNPELKDIFNMTHQQTGRQSVALFEAVAAYAKNIENLAALTAAVERIAHKHTSFNIQPEQYQIVGHHLIETLRELAADAFTAEVEEAWTAAYLFLAQIFIDREGELYLQRKQAVGGWQNARRFVVKSKQVESEFVTSFVLQPEDGGAVLDYQPGQYIGIELKPTGCDYKEIRQYSLSQKPNGKDYRISVKRECGEFAGLVSNYLHDEVQTGDVVNLYPPAGDFIYREKLQPVVLIAAGVGITPIQAMMQTLADSKKQEVSLLYACNGAEQHTFKQESKQIVEQQGWQHYTWYLNQSGADFSGEMDINLVAKQLPLQKADFYLCGPIGFMESVVRQLEGLGVERERIHYEVFGPHTYL, encoded by the coding sequence ATGCTTAACAACCAACATATTGAAGTGGTAAAAAGCACCATTCCGTTACTAGAGTCTGCAGGTCCAGCACTCACTCAGCACTTCTATCAGCGCATGTTTAGCCACAACCCTGAGCTGAAAGACATTTTTAACATGACGCATCAGCAGACCGGGCGTCAAAGTGTGGCCTTATTTGAAGCCGTCGCCGCTTATGCCAAAAATATTGAAAACCTAGCAGCATTAACTGCAGCGGTCGAACGTATTGCTCACAAGCATACTAGCTTTAACATTCAACCCGAGCAGTACCAGATCGTTGGTCACCATTTGATAGAGACGCTGCGTGAGTTGGCGGCTGATGCCTTTACTGCTGAGGTCGAGGAGGCATGGACCGCAGCGTATCTATTTTTGGCGCAGATCTTTATCGATCGAGAAGGAGAGCTCTATTTACAGCGCAAACAGGCAGTCGGTGGCTGGCAGAATGCGCGTCGTTTTGTGGTCAAAAGTAAGCAGGTCGAATCTGAATTTGTTACCAGCTTTGTGCTGCAGCCTGAAGATGGTGGGGCGGTACTCGATTATCAACCAGGTCAATACATCGGGATTGAACTCAAACCGACTGGTTGTGACTACAAAGAGATTCGCCAATACTCACTGTCGCAGAAGCCAAATGGGAAAGACTACCGAATTTCTGTTAAGCGCGAATGCGGTGAGTTCGCTGGATTGGTGTCGAATTACTTACACGATGAAGTGCAAACTGGCGATGTGGTGAATCTCTACCCGCCAGCCGGTGATTTTATTTATCGCGAGAAGCTTCAACCTGTGGTGTTGATTGCTGCAGGTGTTGGTATTACCCCTATTCAAGCTATGATGCAGACGCTTGCGGATAGCAAAAAGCAAGAGGTTAGCTTGCTCTACGCTTGCAATGGCGCTGAGCAGCACACCTTTAAGCAAGAATCCAAGCAGATAGTGGAGCAGCAAGGTTGGCAGCACTACACATGGTACTTGAATCAAAGTGGTGCGGATTTTTCCGGGGAAATGGACATCAACTTAGTGGCTAAGCAATTGCCGTTGCAGAAAGCGGATTTTTATCTGTGTGGACCGATTGGTTTTATGGAATCAGTGGTTCGTCAGTTAGAGGGGCTTGGTGTGGAGCGTGAGCGCATTCACTATGAGGTGTTTGGTCCTCACACCTATTTGTAA